A single region of the Onychomys torridus chromosome 11, mOncTor1.1, whole genome shotgun sequence genome encodes:
- the Tlr5 gene encoding toll-like receptor 5, with protein sequence MADQLDLLLGVIFMASPMLGMSPCSSDGQIALFRFCNLTQIPWVLNTTERLLLSFNNIRMVNATSFPFLKQLLLLELGTQFTPMTIGQEAFRNLPNLRILDLGQNKIEVLNPDAFQGLPHLFELRLFSCELSGTVLRDGYFRNLNSLARLDLSGNQIYSLHLHSSFQELNSIKAIDFSFNEILTLCEDELKPLQGKALSFFGLKSTSLFSRVSVDWETCRNPFRGMWLETLDLSSNGWTVDITGNFSNIIWGSQVSSLMLTYHIMGSGFGFQNIKDPDQDTFAGLARSLVILLDLSHGYIFSLNSRVFETLKDLKFLNLAFNKINKITNNAFHGLDNLQVLNMSYNLLGELYNSNFYGLPRVAYIDLQKNHIGIIQSQTFRHLKNLQTLDLRDNALKTINFIPSILTIFLGGNKLVSLPHIRFTANFIQLSENRLENLSDLYFLLRIPQLQYLILNQNRLSSCKAVDTPSENLSLERLFLAENMLQLAWETGLCWDVFRGLFHLQILYLNSNYLNFLPPGIFNDLVSLRWLSLSANRLTSLSPGSLPTNLEILDISRNQLFSPDPGLFASLSNLDITHNEFVCQCELSPFIIWLNQTNVTLLGSPADVYCMYPDSLLGTSLYDISTKDCDEEEALQALKFSLFTLYTVTLTLLLIITLIVIKFRGHCFLCYKTIQKLVFKDKVQSSEPSVYRYDAYFCFSGKDFEWAQNALLKHLDAQYSSHNRLRLCFEERDFIPGENHISNIHAAVWGSRKTVCLVSRQFLKDGWCLEAFRYAQSRCLSDLKNVLIVVVVGSLSQYQLMKHEAIRGFLQKQQYLRWPEDLQDVGWFLNKLSGHILKEEKGEKRSNTLPLRTITTIS encoded by the coding sequence ATGGCAGATCAACTTGACCTTCTCTTAGGCGTGATCTTCATGGCCAGCCCCATGCTGGGAATGTCTCCCTGCTCTTCTGATGGCCAGATTGCCTTATTTCGCTTCTGTAACCTTACCCAGATCCCCTGGGTCCTCAACACCACCGAGAGGCTCCTGCTCAGCTTCAACAATATCCGTATGGTCAATGCCACATCATTTCCATTCCTGAAGCAGCTCCTGCTGCTGGAGCTGGGAACCCAGTTTACACCCATGACCATCGGCCAGGAGGCCTTCAGAAACCTGCCCAATCTTAGGATCTTGGACCTGGGCCAAAATAAGATTGAAGTCTTGAATCCAGATGCTTTTCAGGGACTGCCCCATCTCTTCGAACTTCGACTGTTTTCCTGTGAACTCTCCGGTACTGTGCTAAGAGATGGTTACTTCAGGAATCTGAATTCATTAGCTCGCTTAGACCTATCTGGCAACCAGATTTACAGCCTTCATCTCCATTCTTCATTTCAGGAATTGAATTCCATAAAGGCCATAGATTTTTCTTTCAATGAAATACTCACTCTCTGTGAGGATGAACTCAAGCCTCTGCAGGGCAAAGCACTCTCTTTCTTTGGCCTCAAATCAACTAGCCTGTTCAGCAGAGTCTCTGTGGACTGGGAGACATGCAGGAACCCATTCAGAGGCATGTGGCTGGAAACTCTAGATCTTTCTAGTAATGGCTGGACAGTGGACATCACAGGAAACTTCAGCAACATCATCTGGGGGAGCCAGGTTTCCTCTTTGATGCTTACGTACCACATAATGGGGTCTGGCTTTGGCTTCCAGAACATCAAGGACCCTGACCAGGACACATTTGCTGGCCTGGCTAGAAGTTTGGTGATACTCCTGGACCTCTCCCATGGTTATATCTTCTCCTTGAATTCCCGGGTGTTTGAAACACTGAAAGATTTGAAGTTTCTGAACCTTGCCTTTAATAAGATAAACAAAATCACAAACAACGCATTTCATGGACTTGACAATCTCCAGGTTCTCAATATGTCATATAATCTTTTGGGAGAACTTTATAATTCTAACTTCTATGGGCTACCTAGAGTGGCCTACATTGACCTTCAAAAGAACCACATTGGGATCATTCAATCCCAAACATTCAGACACTTGAAAAACTTACAAACCTTGGATCTCCGTGATAATGCTCTTAAAACCATTAATTTCATTCCAAGCATACTGACCATCTTCCTGGGCGGCAATAAGCTGGTCAGTTTGCCACACATTCGCTTCACAGCCAACTTCATCCAGTTATCTGAGAACAGGCTAGAAAATCTGTCTGACCTCTACTTCCTCCTGCGAATTCCCCAGCTCCAGTATCTCATCCTGAATCAGAATCGCCTTTCTTCCTGCAAGGCAGTCGACACCCCTTCAGAGAACCTGAGCTTGGAACGACTTTTCCTTGCAGAAAACATGCTGCAGCTTGCATGGGAGACTGGCCTCTGTTGGGATGTTTTTAGAGGCCTTTTCCACCTCCAGATCCTGTATCTGAATAGTAACTATCTTAATTTCCTTCCACCTGGAATATTTAACGATTTGGTTTCCCTGCGGTGGCTCAGTCTTAGCGCTAACAGGctgacctctctctctccaggcagTTTACCTACTAATTTAGAGATTCTTGATATATCTAGAAATCAGCTTTTCTCTCCTGATCCTGGGTTGTTTGCCTCACTTAGCAACTTGGACATAACTCATAACGAGTTTGTCTGCCAATGTGAACTTAGCCCTTTTATTATCTGGCTCAACCAAACCAATGTCACCCTGCTTGGCTCTCCTGCAGATGTATACTGCATGTACCCTGACTCGCTGCTAGGGACCTCCCTTTACGACATCTCTACCAAGGACTGTGATGAAGAGGAAGCCTTGCAGGCCCTAAAGTTTTCCCTTTTCACCCTGTACACCGTCACTTTGACTCTGCTCCTCATCATCACCCTCATAGTCATAAAGTTCCGGGGGCATTGTTTCCTGTGTTATAAGACCATCCAGAAGCTGGTGTTCAAGGACAAGGTCCAGAGTTCAGAACCTAGTGTCTACAGATATGATGCCTATTTTTGCTTCAGTGGCAAAGACTTTGAATGGGCACAGAACGCTTTGCTCAAACACCTGGATGCTCAGTATAGTTCCCACAACAGACTCAGGCTGTGCTTTGAAGAAAGAGACTTCATCCCGGGGGAAAACCACATCTCCAACATCCATGCAGCTGTCTGGGGCAGCAGAAAGACTGTGTGTCTAGTGAGTAGACAATTCCTCAAGGATGGCTGGTGCCTGGAAGCCTTCAGGTATGCCCAGAGCCGGTGCCTGTCAGACCTCAAGAATGTTCTCatcgtggtggtggtggggtcccTGTCTCAGTATCAGCTGATGAAGCATGAGGCTATCAGAGGgtttctgcaaaagcagcagtaCTTGAGGTGGCCCGAGGACCTCCAGGATGTTGGCTGGTTTCTCAATAAACTCTCTGGGCACatactaaaagaagaaaagggagagaaaagaagcaaTACCCTTCCATTGCGAACCATAACAACCATTTCCTAG